The DNA segment GATGTCCCTCTGCAGGCGTCTGCCAAAGTCCCTGAACATGGTGGAGCCTCCGGAGAGCACGATGTTCTGCGACACAAAGAGGATGTAGACGTTGATAAAGACCAGACACACAGACTAACAGTTATAGCAGCTGTAGAGGCGTGTGTGTCTGCACCTTGTACAGCGGACGTCTGGTATCGATGGGGCAGTTCTGGATGACCTCGTCCACCACCTCTGAGATCGGCTGGGTGAAGTCTGGGTTGGCAAACTGGACgagaacaaataaaaagaaacatttataCACTGCAGCTAAAATTTGCTTTAAAAGTGCTGAATTTAAGAgacaatctaaaaaaaatatatatatatatattttttttaaacatcccATTTTTCATTCTGACAGGCTGACATTTCAGGCTACATCATCTAtcatcaccagcagcagcaatgtATCTTAAAAACTATTTCTTATACCTCAGGGTGGAAGAAGATCTCCGGCCCCAGGAAGCGCTCGTAGCCGACATCGATGGTGAACTCCTTCTTGGAGATATTGTTGATGCCCGTGTACTGTTTGATCCACTTGGAGCCGTCTGTGTCGTACTTGCTGAACTCCTTAACAAGGTCTGGGCAGACGTAGCTGAACCGCtcctaaaaaacacaacaatagaGGATACTTTTAGCAGTGTTACAAGACAGCAAAACTAATATATAACTTTTAGTTTTAATGCTTGAGGTGAACGTGTTTCTATTAGAGATGAGTGATGTGTTTCTGTAGCTGCAGTGACCTCTAGTGGCCAGACTGAGGAATGCATGACAGGGACACTAAAACATAATCTGTTGAGGGTATCACTTCCTGTTATGGGGCCTATTTTTGCAGGTTTCAGTAAAGAAACAGAGCATTAAAAAACAcagcgtttttttttaactctgcaATAAAAATGGTCCACCAGTGCCTACATTTGATGATGATTTTGGGTGGAACATCACTTTAAGAGTTTAAAACAAACAGTGAGCCACACGCTGGAGCAGCTTTTAATGTTTCTAAAGAAATATCAACACCGACCTTGACAGCTTTGGCCGTCTCCAGGGACTGCTCTGGAGGGATCCCCACCTCTCGCTCCCTCAGCAGCTGTTGGGTGAAGTACGTAATGTCTCGACCGGCGATGGGGATGTGCTTGATGCAGCTGCCGATGACGTAGCCTTCAGCCTGGAGTACAAACGAGCATAGGTTTAGGGTCGAGAATGAGGTAGGAATGTAAACATGACCCCGAAAAAGGCAACAAACTCACCACCGGGATGACGTGTGTGACTCCGTCTCCGCTGTCGATCACCGTCCCCGTCAGCGTCCGCTCTCCCACCTGTCTGGATGTCCAGGAGGCAGCCAGCGCCAGGACAGCCTGATGCAGAAAACAAAACGTTTAATAACACTAAATATTGAACAATGACACTGTTCTGAAGAGCAAGGTGACAAAATCAGGGTCAAGCTAGTACAGCTCAAACTATCACTAAAAACTGCCTCGGTTAACAGTGTGACAACATCTATTAGAAATACTGAATGACGACACTGTGCACGATTCAAACCAAGTggaacatttaaaaacagactGTGAAACTTAAAAAGAAGAAGTGAAAATTGTCATTTCCCCATTGAGCCTCTGAATCACAGTGTCAAATCTAATTCTATCTACAGCCCACATGTTTAGTTTCAGATGTGCCCAGAGTGGCTTTTCTAGCTGCGTATGTCTGGTAGACTTTAGAGGAGATAAAcactggttggttggttggttgattggCAATGTGGCTGATGGCATGTGTTCATTTCAGGTGCTGGGATGTTTTGGAAATGTACCTGAACGGCAATGTAGAGACCCGGGACGTTGAACGACTCAAACATGATCTCTGCTGTGTACTCTCTGTTTTCTGGTGTGTTGAGGGGAGGCTCTGTctggagagagacacacagaaaaaCTGATGTGAATACAGAATGACTTTAAGCCTCTAATCTACATTTTGTTTTCTAGTAAAAGGTAATATATGCAGCTCTGGTTTTACCAAAAGAAAGTAATGGTCTTCAGGTTCTGCCCGCAGATACTTGAAGATGATCTGCTCCATAAATCTCTCCATCAGGTCCCAGTCCTCCACTATCCCGTGACGGATGGGCCACTAGAAATAACAGAAGGGAAATGTCAGTCTCTAAATCAGACTCATTGGCTCATCTTCAACCTTCCTGTTGGAGTCTACCTTTGTTGAATATGACGGTTTGTCGATGGCTTCGTCCCCAATGAAGAAGTCCAGGTCATCAACACCCTTCATCATCCTGCGCTGGGCCTGGTCTCCCACCTTGGCCGATTCTTTGATTGCGATACCTGGAGAtgatcataaaaatgtcatgataTTTTAAACCATATATTCACTTTCATATACCATCAGGTTAAAGAATAAGGCTGGTATTATTAATCTATatgtttgttattgtcaacTTATTCTCATGATAAGGCCAAAAACAAGTAAACATTTGTTCATCTCTCAGTGCTTTCTGACTTCCCTACTCTTTCTGTGTAACTCAAACCCAAGCGTATTGGTTCCTATTAAAGATGTAAACCTTTAAAAGCAGGTCACAAATGTCTGGCTTCAATGAAGGTTTTCAAAGCTCAGTAATTTCTTAAATCCGCttggcactgtagtttttagctgGAATAAATAggaactattttcagctgtggattaatATAGAGTATAAGTGCGTATTTACAGTCAGTACCACAATACACAACTCTGAAATGAAGGACATTTAACTACAACTTAATGATGATACAATGAGCAATAAAACAAGAGATGGACTTCATCTCCATGTCACGTAATTCatataacaaaacaaatatttttctcCTCTGGGAAACCATTAAACCTTACATTTTTGTTCTATAGCTAATGAATGTAACTGTGCACATCGAGATCTTTgacttttaattaaattttgcTTCAAGTTGGTGTCTATATCActggtttgttgttttttttaatcacttttttgtttgttgttgtttttttgtgtttgtgaaaataaggaAACCCAATacacatattgtaaaaaaacaacaaaaaaaacaaacaacataattCGATGAAACCAAATTCCTGTTTTGGTCTGTTTTCCATCTACTTACATGAAGGTATGATGAACTGTGGTTCTGTATTTCCTGCATAACCAAGCTTTGTGTACCTATAAAAGGGAACAAAAAGAGGATAAAGGTTAAGTTACAGTTGCTTCCTTGTGGTTAAAGTATTTGCTGGCACACATAGACAGATACACAACTAGATAACACCCAAAATAATCTGGATACTGAGCTTTCTGCAGGGAGAAATGTCCAGGAAGTAGCATTAGCTTCTAATAAAGCAGCGTTGTTGTGTAAAAGCATGCACTATAAAGCAGTTGGGTGCTTTTGCATGCTAATAAGCAGCTTTTAAAGACAATATAAGAATAAACAAGCAATCAGATGTGTCTAAGTAACGTTAAGGTTCTGTATTTCCTGCATAACCAAGCTTTGAGTACCTAATAAAGGGAACAAAAAGGAGGAAGTTACAGTTGTTTCATGGTGGTTAAAGTATTTGCTGGCACCCATAGACAGATACACAGCCAGGTTACACCCAAAATAATCTGGAAACTGTGCTTTCTGCAGGGAGGAATGTCCAAGAAGTAGCATTAGCTTCAGTAAATATGCAGCTAATAGCAACAATAAAGCAGCTTTGTGCATAAAACACATGCAATATAAAGCAGTTGGGTGCTTGTGCATGCTAATAAGCAGCATTAACTGTGCATTTAAAGACAATATAAGAATAAACAAGCAATCAGATGTGTCTAAGTGACGTTAAGGTtctgcatttcctgcattttaCCTATAAAGGGAACAAAAAGGAGGATAAAGGTTAAGTTACAGTTGCTTCCTTGTGGTTAAAGTATTTGCTGGCACCCATAGACAGGTAAACAACCAGGTAACACCCAAAACAATCTGGATACTGAGCTTTCTGCAGGGAGGAATGTCCAGGAAGTAGCATTAGCTTCAGCAAATATGCAGCTAATAGCAATAATAAAGCAGCTTTGTGCATAAAAAGCATGCAATATAACGTATTTGGGTGCTTTTGCATGCTAATAAGCAGCATTTAAAGACATTATAGCAATAAAAAAGCATGCATATGTGTGTAAGAGGCGTTAGCAGCTGATCAGCCAGACAGGGCGTTGACAGCagcttatgctaagctaactagcatcCTATTGTTGTCACTCACCCTGTTCCACAGTCAACAACACAAGCCGGTAACCGACCAGCCATAGTTGCTCTCCGTTAGTCTATCTACACGGGGATATATCAGGCTCCCGGTATGAACGGCTATCTGTACGGTAACGGAGTGAAAACGAGCAGCTAGCAGCTGAATGAAGAGCAGTCACGGTGCAGTCAGAACGCTTCCGGGTTTGTGGTGGGATTTCTTCTAGTGCAGCGTCAGCAGCGTCATGACGTCAGTGAAGTCGGTGGCGTCAGTAGCGTCAGCAGCGTCAGTAGCGCCACACTGACGCCTAGTGGACGGAGATGAGTATTACACCCACATATTAATTTAAATTGGTAATttctttaatataaaataaaataaaataaaacaatagataaataaataaataaataaaatatataattgctTATTAATAATAGTTTTAAtaaatttaacattaaaaacGCTATAAATTAacgctatataaaaaataaattgaattgaattgaattgaattgaacatatttttttattaaattaaatttacattatttattatatgcaGTCAAATGCAGGGTgacatacttattattatatattatttataaagtcACAATGATAAGTGTGTTATAAATaacgttatttatttattttattatattatatattatattatattatattatatcatattatattatattatattatattatattatattatattatattatattatatttattttattatattatctatttaatttaatttaattaattgattaattacagatataaaaaaaatcaggtCACCGTATGAGTAGCCTACAAAAAAATAAGACTCCTATTCTAGATCACATCGGGGCTAATAGCGCAGGCAAATCTACAGCCCGATGTACCTATGTGTGAACTGGTggctggagagatgccagtttgcctcttgggtactgccgaggtgcccttgagcaaggcaccaaacccccaactgctcgggGCGCCTGTCAGGGTCAGCCCCCTCACTttgacatctctccattaatgcatgtatataggtcctgtttgtgcatgtgtgtgtattcgggcctgtgtgtactatgtactatgtaaaatataacagagtgaaaaaattaaatttcccctcggggattaataaattgccttcttcttcttcctctaattccttaaatctatttttaataACTAACAATATCATTAATATaggattaaattaaaaataaaagttgtttacacatataaaatACGAATAAAATCtctatttacaatgttaaaaacaacattGCAAGCATCTGTAAtgatattttctgtgtttttacagtgtgtttccGTTGAACCAAAAATAGTAGCCAGCCTCATCTCGGCCTGCTGACTCCACCAGATGATATCAGTGATTTAGGCACCAGACAAAATGGTCCTCAGCCTCTATGACTGCATGCAGGGCCACTGATAAAGACGATATATGAGCAGGAAGGAGCTTCATGGCTTGATTCCTGCTTCAGAGCGCCTCAGCACATTAAAACCAATCCCAGGGCCTGAGAACATTGGCCCTTTGTCCTCCAGCAGACTCATCACTCACACAAGAGTCTCTTCACCACGCAGAGTCTGCTAGAAAGGCCCTCGGCTCTGCTGCTCCTGATAGAAACAGTCCTCGGCCACTTGATGGAAACTCTCCATCAGGAACTGTGGGAGAAACAATTTGTTTCAGCGTCGTCAGTGCTGCAGCAAAATATCCTCCAGGAGCCCGCTATCACAGAAGACCTTTCCTTTTACATCACTGAGATGAATTGAACAGAACACAAGTGGTGTCTTCTGTCCTCTCGTTTCACTTGAACTGAGCAATAACATCATCTTATAATGATTGTAAAAACACTAGAACTGGTCTTATCAGGCTATTATCCAGACCAACTGATCCTCactataacaatgaactttatttatttatttattttattttataacatctttttattgttttcaatGCATTTAAGTCACCAGTAGTGAACGTGGTTACATCAGTTTCAGTTGCAGGTATTTAGATATTTAAGCTGTGGAGTAAGCATCTTACAGCTACCtgaaagaaataaataaataaagagataaaTATTAGAAGGAAAAAGCAATAggaaaagataataataataataataataataataataataataataataataaaaaatacatgcatacatacatttaattcaatttaattaaacaaaataaaataacatgaaataaaataaagtcatcataaatatataaatacagtaaaataaataaataatgaacttTATTCGTAACACTCTTATAATTGTGAGTTTACATATTGCTTCACTGAGagtaataaaaaaatttaaaattgagACATAAAAcgacagaaaaataagaaataaacaacaactacaataataataataataacaacaataaaataaattaaattaaattaatagaattagattaaattaaattaaacaaaataaataaaaataaaaataaataaataattaattaattaaataaatacataaatacataaaaacataaataaataaataaatttaactttatttataacacTCTTATCATTGTGCGTTTacaaattgcaaaaaaacaacataaaatctTGGGTTATTTAAAGTTCAGAGACtttaaaattgcataaaacagcCTCTTTCTCTGTCATTATTCAGAGCTTTGCatccctgtgtgtctctgttgtgAATACTAGAGGGCACCAGTGCTCTCGTTTTTAAGAAACAACAGAGACCACTGAGCCGGTTAAACTGTAataacagacaaaacaaaatgtttcaaGCCGTGCAACCCCACCTCCGCTTCCCTCCTTGAACCGAATAATCACAGTAACAAGGGATATTAACAACCATAGTTCTCTTTTCACTTCACTTGTTCTTGCAGAGGTGCAACGTATTTAACACTAGTTAACTTTCCCACAGCTGCAGATTAATTTCCCCTTTGCACCGCTGTAACTTTGGGGGGGTATTTAATTGtgtttacttttctttattgGCCCTACTTACTGGAATGAAGAGTTGTGTTAGTGCTCTAAAGTGGATTGGAGGGAAAGTAAAGTCTGGTGAAGTAAAGCTTCTTGTATCAGGTTGCTAAGTCATCAGATTTAGGATAATTGTTGAACGCTTTCCTCGGGCTTGTTCATATCCAATGTAATATGTTTAATGGAAGTTGTAATTTAATAGAATTTCATTAGCCTAATCAATAGCAAAAATAGGCTTCGGTTAATAAATGGAAATAGATAATTAGATGCATTTAAATGGACTAGCTCcatatatataatgtacagtatctaTATAGCTGAGCTGAGGGTAATTGACTCTCTGGAGGTTTCTTGATCTGTAACAGAAAAATTCCCGCCCACACCAGAATAGATCATTTCCCCCTCATTTCCAATACACTTGGCCTACACAGTAAACAAAGTAGATGAGTTGAGGTCCCTCATCAACTGAAGTATTTCCACCGCCAGAGCCCTAATGCGACTGCGGTTGCACGCACATGTCATTAGAGCGAGGCAGAGGTGGgccttattatttttaataatctcCTGTTTTTTGCTGCTTCTTAATCCTGGGAGATCTGCAGTCGGCACTTCCCCCTTTTGTGATCGTCAGTCCtgactccttcctcctcctcctcctctgtgtccaGGCCTAATGATGCTCTGTCATACAGGCTCGCCCTCACACTGCAGGATGCTTTGGCTGCTAACAGACCTTAAAGTTTAaattcacacatttaaaaaaaagtcatttgaGCCGTGTGAAATCTCTCATCTCTCTGCAAAGTAAATTTTACTGCAGGATTCATCCATGTGGGAGCTGTTCTATTGTGGCTCTAACAATGCACCGCTGCATTGTTAGGGAAATAATGGTTACTTGGAAACACCATTATGGCACTTACAATTCGATCATCGCTGACACTCATCACAGCCGCAACTGGACTGTTaaattctgtctctctctttcaaatTGTGAGGAATTATTCCAGTTTCAATATTAAAGAGCTGATCACATGCTGGGTGTCTTTGCTGGGATCttaaatatcacaatacatGACGTCTCATATCTCATCTTTGCTGAATTACCTGAGTTTAACTGGAATCCGACACAAGACAAAAGCAGGCATTGTGAGACGGGTGTAATACAGAGTGGATTACGTCTGATCTGTATTCACTGCTCAGTCTGACTAAACCTTAATCTTCTCTTTCACATAACGCTTTTATCAGTTTCAGTGCAGGCAGGCGATGGCAGCATTCCAGTAATTGAAAATGCAAACAGGTAGAGTCAAGCATGCACAGTAAAGAAAATGTGGACTTTCTGCTCATTAATGCATAAATCATAGCGGGAGAAAGTCGGTGAAAATGCTCATTTGGAAACCGAAGAGGGTGCACAACACACAAAATAATCAATAGATGAGTAATTGAGTGATGCATACTGAAATGTAGCGAATTTAATAAAATGCCACGGCGTCCTTTAGCCCGGCTGTGTGAAGGTTAAAGACACGGCGAGAACGTTTAGGCCCAAACAACCTCCCAGGGACCACCAGCAGCGCTGGATTACATTTCCCAGGGAGGCAAATGAAGTCGTCTCCCTCCAAACCTCACAAAGTTTATGAATTATATCTGAGGTGAATTCTAATGTCGAGCTGGAGGAcagattagactgttatcaggccattaaataggcgttatcagtcgctataagcaccatagatgtgggtcattaggggcctgctacacctactacgttgtaaaagtgaaagtgaaacttaaatgcaacacgttctaacatgtaaaactgaatgaaacatcacgtTTTGAGCACAAACataaaggcttctttaggtttagaccataaaaaaacacttttatacCTTCATTCGGTGATCTACTATGTacatagatgataaaaccttcTAATGGGTCTAGTAGGTCCCTTCTGATCCATATCTATGGGGCtaataatgcatatttaatggcctgacaacagtctaatcggaaAATGCTACAACTTCTTCCTTTTGCTAAGTCAAATCATTTGTCTAGTTGTCTGTCGACACTGATGGAAATGTTGATTTTTGGTTTTATCATGAAGGAAAATGTgttaatattgcaatattgcacTTAATCAACAGGGACGCCCCGTTCTTGGGACTATTTTGTAAACTTCAAAGCTCCTATAGTCCCCTATAATTTCCTTAGAATAAACTAATATGTAGGTTGGTTTCTTTAAAGGATCTAAATTGACACTAATGACTGTTTAGGGTAAATGGAGATGGAGTTAATTGGGATACTTCCAATTAATTATTTCCAATTATTTGCTATCATAACCTGGAGAGTCTTTTCAAGTCAGCAAAACATGATGCAAAAATTTGATATTATATAACAATAATCAGCTCTAAATTACATTATTCTTTCCTGGAACCACGTTAGACATTACCACTAAATTACAGTGAAACTGATGATGAATAGAGCTCGTCTACTGACTGAAAACACGCCATGTAGTCAgtttttctgcaacatttattTACATCACACATCAGCAGAATACAGAGTTACTCTTCACAGAAGACCAGTCAGAAAACTGCCATGAACATTTATCGCATCTCTTATTTTTGTGTCCAGAACAGTTAAATAATGCtctgaaatataatatttattaatatacaaCATTCTTGCTCTGCTTTTGCTCGGCTCTA comes from the Sebastes fasciatus isolate fSebFas1 chromosome 24, fSebFas1.pri, whole genome shotgun sequence genome and includes:
- the LOC141763111 gene encoding actin-related protein 3-like; its protein translation is MAGRLPACVVDCGTGYTKLGYAGNTEPQFIIPSCIAIKESAKVGDQAQRRMMKGVDDLDFFIGDEAIDKPSYSTKWPIRHGIVEDWDLMERFMEQIIFKYLRAEPEDHYFLLTEPPLNTPENREYTAEIMFESFNVPGLYIAVQAVLALAASWTSRQVGERTLTGTVIDSGDGVTHVIPVAEGYVIGSCIKHIPIAGRDITYFTQQLLREREVGIPPEQSLETAKAVKERFSYVCPDLVKEFSKYDTDGSKWIKQYTGINNISKKEFTIDVGYERFLGPEIFFHPEFANPDFTQPISEVVDEVIQNCPIDTRRPLYKNIVLSGGSTMFRDFGRRLQRDIKRSVDARLKTSEELSGGKLKPKPIDVQVITHHMQRYAVWFGGSMLASTPEFYQVCHTKKDYEEFGPSICRHNPVFGVMS